From the genome of Spinacia oleracea cultivar Varoflay chromosome 2, BTI_SOV_V1, whole genome shotgun sequence, one region includes:
- the LOC130467500 gene encoding uncharacterized protein has translation MRRRLRRCACETRATFKWPLLKIFLLVGHIVPPPPPAAGETVKEKTVVEISKRQHLDATVLQWIYETISHDLLGTIIFPDTTSMQAWESLRLVFQDNKTSRAVYLEHQFNAVKLDNFPNTDSYFLELKTFADQLADVGAPVSNNRLVLRLIAGLNANYDGMDISLSRAKLIPPFTKARSSLILEELHKDNQAEHGVAIDATALLTTNDFDGHNPSAPCHNPPRRGGHNGGNNGGRGNHGGKKGRRGKNRGGHTSSNVGSPVAGGYSSNRNGVRGSGSLMHSSNDTKLGGPPLAPIQ, from the exons ATGAGGCGTCGACTTCGCCG gTGCGCTTGTGAAACAAGAGCAACCTTTAAGTGGCCACTTTTGaagatttttctactagtgggccACATTGTTCCCCCTCCTCCACCAGCAGCCGGCGAGACGGTTAAGGAGAAAACCGTCGTGGAAATATCAAAACGGCAACACCTTGATGCTACCGTCCTCCAATGGATATATGAGACTATTTCTCACGATCTCTTGGGCACCATTATCTTCCCTGACACCACATCCATGCAAGCTTGGGAAAGCCTTCGATTGGtttttcaagacaacaaaacTTCAAGGGCGGTTTACTTGGAACATCAATTCAATGCCGTCAAACTCGACAACTTCCCGAATACGGACTCATATTTCCTCGAGCTTAAAACCTTCGCTGATCAGCTTGCCGACGTCGGTGCTCCGGTGTCAAACAATAGACTTGTGCTCCGTCTCATCGCAGGGCTAAATGCCAATTATGATGGTATGGACATCTCCCTATCTCGTGCTAAACTGATCCCACCCTTCACAAAGGCTCGGTCCAGCCTTATACTGGAGGAACTCCACAAAGACAATCAAGCGGAGCATGGTGTCGCCATTGACGCCACTGCCCTCCTGACCACCAACGACTTTGACGGTCACAATCCCTCTGCTCCCTGTCACAATCCACCTCGGAGGGGTGGTCACAATGGGGGTAACAATGGAGGTCGTGGTAATCATGGTGGCAAGAAAGGCAGACGTGGCAAGAATAGGGGCGGCCACACCAGCAGCAACGTCGGGTCACCAGTCGCCGGCGGTTACAGCAGCAACAGAAATGGGGTTCGTGGCAGTGGGTCCCTCATGCACTCCTCCAATGACACAAAATTGGGCGGTCCCCCCCTTGCCCCTATCCAATGA
- the LOC110805064 gene encoding uncharacterized protein, which translates to MEETQQSIYKASRSIKKKDNSLYNALVSIYHDSIFVGEISQLWPHLPLVANLRCGLWYSPRFHGGTCYFKSTDGHTNNCSFNTSRLNLHLALLAAKKGGCIIVDSTRKGKRFPDSMSKTIPVWTCVLNRAIQRYRNIHENGFVKQMNENLSHANGKGDEEALIDWDCSLHLPLWVSKTEKASIEKRLDNFTALLEESGADIASLAASLRKPLRPLWISQKSVIWLNEVPDHDSWDFTPLILVSASSSNGFLQQRINSEFSWNYIPGAGDDEESWARGLTPLLFWNHVYDLIHCGPDLCNQKVSEIVEKDRVFRAQRGLDAPQILVKSQKSSESNGHQEFPLHCEFENLKVGESPSAKGDTAICWLSSTKIAVGTTELAATKPDVDCILNCGKDLLTVDHPYAYLHLPTVSSKFDRFSLLNNLPSALKFARSNLTKGKSLLVCCHDGEDISVCVCLAVLISLFSEDGSFDDGKSFKDTEITKQEMRRRLVFICKFSTNARPSRGNLRQVFGFLTSGTSSNCIEESS; encoded by the exons ATGGAAGAAACGCAGCAGAGCATATACAAAGCATCAAGAAGCATTAAGAAAAAAGACAATTCTTTGTACAATGCTTTAGTTTCAATCTATCATGACTCCATTTTTGTTGGAGAGATTTCTCAATTATGGCCTCATCTTCCTCTAGTTGCTAATCTTCGTTGCGGCCTCTGGTATTCACCTCGATTCCATGGCGGCACTTGCTACTTCAAATCCACCGATGGACATACCAATAATTGTTCCTTCAATACCTCTCGCCTCAATCTCCATCTCGCACTTCTTGCTG CCAAGAAAGGTGGGTGTATAATTGTTGATTCAACTCGGAAAGGGAAGCGATTTCCAGATAGCATGTCAAAGACAATACCTGTTTGGACATGTGTATTAAATCGTGCTATTCAGCGGTACCGCAACATACATGAAAATGGGTTTGTCAAACAAATG AATGAAAATTTATCTCATGCAAATGGGAAAGGGGATGAAGAAGCTTTAATTGATTGGGATTGTTCATTACATTTACCTCTATGGGTTTCTAAGACAGAGAAGGCTTCTATTGAAAAGCGCCTCGACAATTTTACTGCACTGTTGGAAGAGAGTGGTGCTGATATCGCTTCACTTGCAGCATCCTTAAGAAAACCTCTACGCCCTTTATGGATTTCACAAAAATCTGTCATCTGGTTAAATGAGGTACCTGATCATGATTCCTGGGATTTTACACCACTTATACTTGTTTCTGCATCATCCTCGAATGGTTTTCTTCAACAAAGGATAAACTCTGAGTTCAGCTGGAACTATATTCCTGGGGCAGGAGATGATGAAGAAAGTTGGGCTAGGGGTCTAACACCGCTTCTGTTCTGGAATCACGTGTATGATCTCATACATTGCGGGCCTGATTTGTGTAACCAGAAAGTTTCTGAAATTGTTGAAAAGGACAGAGTATTTCGGGCACAAAGAGGACTGGATGCTCCTCAGATTTTGGTGAAGTCTCAAAAATCTTCTGAGAGCAATGGACATCAGGAGTTTCCATTGCACTGTGAGTTTGAAAATCTAAAAGTTGGTGAAAGTCCTTCAGCAAAAGGAGATACCGCAATATGTTGGTTGAGTTCGACAAAGATCGCTGTTGGCACTACTGAACTTG CTGCGACTAAACCAGATGTTGATTGTATACTGAACTGTGGCAAGGATCTGCTCACTGTCGATCATCCATATGCTTATCTGCATCTCCCTACAGTG AGCTCAAAGTTTGACAGGTTTTCGTTGCTAAATAATCTTCCTTCAGCTTTGAAGTTTGCTAGGTCAAATCTAAccaaaggaaaatccctttTAGTTTGTTGCCATGATG GAGAAGACATCAGTGTATGTGTTTGCCTAGCAGTCTTAATCTCATTGTTTAGTGAAGACG GATCTTTTGATGATGGGAAGTCTTTTAAAGATACAGAAATTACTAAGCAGGAAATGAGGAGACGACTCGTGTTTATATGTAAATTTTCTACAAACGCGCGGCCATCCAGAGGGAATTTGAGGCAAGTGTTTGGTTTTCTTACTAGTGGAACAAGCTCAAATTGTATTGAAGAATCTTCATGA